A genomic stretch from Telopea speciosissima isolate NSW1024214 ecotype Mountain lineage chromosome 7, Tspe_v1, whole genome shotgun sequence includes:
- the LOC122667964 gene encoding uncharacterized protein LOC122667964 has protein sequence MEWASRAVSGAMRATNNNTVINLFLFGSFVALGIRSVNQQKDIEGLEAEKDSLVKSNKTLKKTMWDWKQQLYAEASDDSFPVPLFKLKAIYGEAPVRAQQNGVAGETVKEESKSSVPKFVI, from the exons ATGGAGTGGGCAAGCAGAGCGGTGAGTGGAGCTATGAGAGCAACGAACAACAACACGGTGATCAACTTGTTCTTGTTCGGATCGTTTGTGGCGTTGGGCATCAGGTCGGTGAATCAACAGAAAGACATTGAAGGCTTAGAAGCAGAGAAGGATTCACTTGTTAAGTCTAATAAAACCCTGAAGAAGACTATGTGGGATTGGAAGCAACAACTTTATGCAGAAGCCTCTGATGATTCCTTTCCTGTTCCTCTCTTTAAACTCAAAGCCATTTATGGTGAAGCGCCCGTCCGAGCCCAACAAAATG GTGTAGCTGGGGAGACTGTAAAGGAAGAGTCAAAATCTTCAGTACCTAAATTTGTAATATGA
- the LOC122667961 gene encoding uncharacterized protein At4g26485-like isoform X4: MGQVLSNLISILFGRKKKVKKISDEENGYQALADCEEVKSIHPSSDYGNTRVSEEDEEAVVFVISDSNVREDVDPSPPPPVSCYQKTRISSEDERVTIIVDNGVEAVKKIKPILHLSTADKIRVPKDGLGAKKTNRRVLQKEKRIKHYFSSHKILLVGEGDFSFSACLVKVFGSAANMVATSLNSEDFLKENYSNAMSNINDLKSRGCMVLHGIDATNMSGNQFLKGLRFDRIVFNFPYAGFFKKETRESRHQKLVTLFFKNAKKMLSKDGEVHVSHKSNGFHSEWNIVSLASLSGLNFIKEVKFNVNSYQGYNTKRGFGGDENFDCNPSQTYMFGLG; encoded by the exons ATGGGTCAGGTCTTATCCAACCTGATAAGCATtttatttggaagaaaaaagaaagtaaagaaaataaGTGATGAAGAGAATGGATACCAAGCACTTGCTGACTGCGAAGAGGTGAAGTCAATCCATCCTTCTTCCGATTATGGAAACACCAGAGTttcagaagaagatgaagaagcagTAGTTTTTGTTATAAGTGATTCTAATGTCAGAGAAGATGTAGacccatctcctcctcctcctgtttCTTGTTACCAAAAGACCAGGATTTCATCAGAAGATGAAAGGGTAACCATCATTGTTGACAATGGTGTTGAGGCTGTAAAAAAGATTAAACCTATCCTTCATCTCTCTACTGCCGATAAGATCAGAGTTCCAAAGGATGGTTTAGGAGCGAAGAAAACCAACAGAAGAGTCttgcaaaaggaaaaaaggataAAACACTACTTCAGTTCTCACAAGATACTGCTGGTTGGGGAGGgagatttctctttctctgcttGTTTGGTTAAGGTTTTTGGTTCTGCTGCTAACATGGTTGCCACTTCTCTCAATTCAGAAG ATTTCTTAAAGGAAAACTACAGCAATGCCATGTCTAACATCAATGATTTGAAGAGTAGAGGATGTATGGTTCTTCATGGAATTGATGCTACAAATATGTCTGGAAATCAGTTCCTCAAGGGCTTGAGATTTGATCGGATTGTCTTTAACTTCCCCTATgctggtttttttaaaaaagagacACGGGAG AGTCGACACCAAAAGCTGGTCaccttgttcttcaagaatgcCAAGAAGATGCTTTCGAAAGATGGAGAAGTCCATGTCTCTCACAAATCAAACGGGTTCCATTCTGAATGGAATATAGTATCTCTAGCCTCACTTAGTGGCCTCAATTTTATAAAAGAAGTGAAATTTAATGTGAATTCTTATCAAGGTTACAATACTAAAAGAGGATTTGGAGGAGATGAGAACTTTGATTGCAACCCCAGTCAGACTTACATGTTTGGACTGGGATAG
- the LOC122667961 gene encoding uncharacterized protein At4g26485-like isoform X2, whose translation MGQVLSNLISILFGRKKKVKKISDEENGYQALADCEEVKSIHPSSDYGNTRVSEEDEEAVVFVISDSNVREDVDPSPPPPVSCYQKTRISSEDERVTIIVDNGVEAVKKIKPILHLSTADKIRVPKDGLGAKKTNRRVLQKEKRIKHYFSSHKILLVGEGDFSFSACLVKVFGSAANMVATSLNSEDFLKKNYSNAMSNINDLKSRGCMVLHGIDATNMSGNQFLKGMRFDRIVFNFPYAGFFKQESRESQLSRHQKLVTLFFKNAKKMLSEDGEIHVSHKSNGFHSEWNIVSLASLSGLNFIKEVKFNVNSYQGYNTKRGFGGDENFDCNPSQTYMFGLG comes from the exons ATGGGTCAGGTCTTATCCAACCTGATAAGCATtttatttggaagaaaaaagaaagtaaagaaaataaGTGATGAAGAGAATGGATACCAAGCACTTGCTGACTGCGAAGAGGTGAAGTCAATCCATCCTTCTTCCGATTATGGAAACACCAGAGTttcagaagaagatgaagaagcagTAGTTTTTGTTATAAGTGATTCTAATGTCAGAGAAGATGTAGacccatctcctcctcctcctgtttCTTGTTACCAAAAGACCAGGATTTCATCAGAAGATGAAAGGGTAACCATCATTGTTGACAATGGTGTTGAGGCTGTAAAAAAGATTAAACCTATCCTTCATCTCTCTACTGCCGATAAGATCAGAGTTCCAAAGGATGGTTTAGGAGCGAAGAAAACCAACAGAAGAGTCttgcaaaaggaaaaaaggataAAACACTACTTCAGTTCTCACAAGATACTGCTGGTTGGGGAGGgagatttctctttctctgcttGTTTGGTTAAGGTTTTTGGTTCTGCTGCTAACATGGTTGCCACTTCTCTCAATTCAGAAG ATTTCTTAAAGAAAAACTACAGCAATGCCATGTCTAACATCAATGATTTGAAGAGTAGAGGATGTATGGTTCTTCATGGAATTGATGCTACAAATATGTCTGGAAATCAGTTCCTCAAGGGCATGAGATTTGATCGGATTGTCTTTAACTTCCCCTATGCTGGTTTTTTCAAACAAGAGTCACGGGAATCCCAACTCAG TCGACACCAAAAGCTGGTCaccttgttcttcaagaatgcCAAGAAGATGCTTTCGGAAGATGGAGAAATCCATGTCTCTCACAAATCAAACGGGTTCCATTCTGAATGGAATATAGTATCTCTAGCCTCACTTAGTGGCCTCAATTTTATAAAAGAAGTGAAATTTAATGTGAATTCTTATCAAGGTTACAATACTAAAAGAGGATTTGGAGGAGATGAGAACTTTGATTGCAACCCCAGTCAGACTTACATGTTTGGACTGGGATAG
- the LOC122667961 gene encoding uncharacterized protein At4g26485-like isoform X1, with amino-acid sequence MGQVLSNLISILFGRKKKVKKISDEENGYQALADCEEVKSIHPSSDYGNTRVSEEDEEAVVFVISDSNVREDVDPSPPPPVSCYQKTRISSEDERVTIIVDNGVEAVKKIKPILHLSTADKIRVPKDGLGAKKTNRRVLQKEKRIKHYFSSHKILLVGEGDFSFSACLVKVFGSAANMVATSLNSEDFLKENYSNAMSNINDLKSRGCMVLHGIDATNMSGNQFLKGLRFDRIVFNFPYAGFFKKETRESQLSRHQKLVTLFFKNAKKMLSKDGEVHVSHKSNGFHSEWNIVSLASLSGLNFIKEVKFNVNSYQGYNTKRGFGGDENFDCNPSQTYMFGLG; translated from the exons ATGGGTCAGGTCTTATCCAACCTGATAAGCATtttatttggaagaaaaaagaaagtaaagaaaataaGTGATGAAGAGAATGGATACCAAGCACTTGCTGACTGCGAAGAGGTGAAGTCAATCCATCCTTCTTCCGATTATGGAAACACCAGAGTttcagaagaagatgaagaagcagTAGTTTTTGTTATAAGTGATTCTAATGTCAGAGAAGATGTAGacccatctcctcctcctcctgtttCTTGTTACCAAAAGACCAGGATTTCATCAGAAGATGAAAGGGTAACCATCATTGTTGACAATGGTGTTGAGGCTGTAAAAAAGATTAAACCTATCCTTCATCTCTCTACTGCCGATAAGATCAGAGTTCCAAAGGATGGTTTAGGAGCGAAGAAAACCAACAGAAGAGTCttgcaaaaggaaaaaaggataAAACACTACTTCAGTTCTCACAAGATACTGCTGGTTGGGGAGGgagatttctctttctctgcttGTTTGGTTAAGGTTTTTGGTTCTGCTGCTAACATGGTTGCCACTTCTCTCAATTCAGAAG ATTTCTTAAAGGAAAACTACAGCAATGCCATGTCTAACATCAATGATTTGAAGAGTAGAGGATGTATGGTTCTTCATGGAATTGATGCTACAAATATGTCTGGAAATCAGTTCCTCAAGGGCTTGAGATTTGATCGGATTGTCTTTAACTTCCCCTATgctggtttttttaaaaaagagacACGGGAGTCCCAACTCAG TCGACACCAAAAGCTGGTCaccttgttcttcaagaatgcCAAGAAGATGCTTTCGAAAGATGGAGAAGTCCATGTCTCTCACAAATCAAACGGGTTCCATTCTGAATGGAATATAGTATCTCTAGCCTCACTTAGTGGCCTCAATTTTATAAAAGAAGTGAAATTTAATGTGAATTCTTATCAAGGTTACAATACTAAAAGAGGATTTGGAGGAGATGAGAACTTTGATTGCAACCCCAGTCAGACTTACATGTTTGGACTGGGATAG
- the LOC122668272 gene encoding protein FAR1-RELATED SEQUENCE 5-like translates to MDIPIDTSDNDIGLDDENKPKIGMQFNSENEAFEFYNSYGGVLGFSVRREYANRSKKDRSIITSRRFVCNKQGNRKVDNRAHVRINILRAETRSDCPARMGIKMLENGKYQCHDLIENHNHELHISSTTHMMRSQRKVSDIHAIEIDLGDDSGIKTKAMFEYMSKQAGGRQNLGYIPVDHYNYLRSKRQRDLRPGEAGSLFQYFEKQSSLNPSFTYRLQLDIDEKITNIFWADVRMLIDYALFGDVMTFDTTFCTNKEHRPFGMFSGFNHHRGVVIFGAALLYDETAESFKWLFDAFLKSHGQKHPGTLFTDQDAAMAKAILEVFPGTWHGLCTWHLMQNGIKHLGHLMKDGSSFLSDLKRCIYHYDEEVQFETAWEQLRSQYQVENGSWLDRIYVLKHKWAKCYMKNTFTGGMRSTQLSESVNAGLKDYTKSTLDIIQFFKHFERVVNDKRANELKVEFDARNKLPRNSFPQTPIMIHASEVYTPLIFGLFHNENVRVGSCYIIQKDESNSLHKYAIGILDSDMTFKVECDPSKSIIECSCKKFETFGILCCHALKIMDRLDMKSIPEAYILSRWTRAARSIVVEDSKGTQVEEDVNLNSAQRYRILCHKLVKIASQASNSKEGFALVNNVASDLCKQLHSLENHDTRAHQDESTEEPNLNIAKGLKKKEKKKGCGSSKRKKSCLETKGNKNKKKKNEPNTTSTSLPALTPCNVVHLNQLDGTRESEINHSYMDPIMSQGSLEQSMHTICSSQTSTAQAHEQNSHQGETLSTHHGKSTALLRSQFILGGGV, encoded by the exons ATGGATATTCCAATAGATACATCGGATAACGACATAGGTCTAGATGATGAGAATAAGCCTAAGATTGGTATGCAGTTTAATTCTGAGAATGAGGCATTTGAATTCTATAATAGTTATGGAGGAGTATTGGGTTTTAGTGTCAGGAGAGAGTATGCAAATAGGAGCAAAAAAGATAGGTCAATCATTACTTCAAGGAGATTTGTATGTAATAAACAAGGGAATCGGAAAGTAGACAATCGTGCTCATGTAAGAATAAATATTCTTCGAGCTGAAACAAGGTCCGATTGTCCTGCTCGTATGGGAATAAAGATGTTGGAAAATGGGAAGTATCAATGCCATGATCTCATTGAAAATCATAATCATGAGCTTCATATATCATCTACTACTCACATGATGCGGTCACAACGGAAAGTTTCAGACATACATGCCATTGAAATTGACTTGGGAGATGATTCTGGAATCAaaactaaggctatgtttgagTACATGAGTAAACAGGCAGGTGGTAGACAGAACCTTGGTTATATACCAGTGGATCATTACAATTATCTCCGAAGTAAACGTCAGCGTGACCTACGTCCTGGTGAAGCAGGGAGTTTGTTCCAGTACTTTGAAAAACAAAGCAGTCTGAACCCCTCTTTTACCTACAGGCTACAGTTGGATATAGATGAGAAGAtaacaaatattttttgggctgatgtgAGAATGCTAATAGATTATGCACTTTTTGGTGATGTTATGACTTTTGATACAACATTTTGTACAAACAAGGAGCATAGGCCTTTTGGTATGTTTTCTGGATTTAACCATCATAGAGGAGTTGTTATATTTGGGGCAGCCCTTTTATATGATGAGACGGCTGAATCCTTTAAATGGTTGTTTGATGCTTTCTTGAAAAGTCATGGGCAAAAGCATCCGGGAACATTATTTACAGACCAAGATGCTGCCATGGCAAAGGcaattttggaggtttttcCTGGAACATGGCATGGTTTGTGTACTTGGCATTTAATGCAAAATGGGATTAAGCATCTAGGTCACTTAATGAAGGACGGATCAAGCTTTCTATCAGATCTTAAGAGATGTATATATCATTATGATGAGGAAGTACAATTTGAGACTGCATGGGAACAATTGAGGAGTCAGTATCAGGTTGAAAATGGATCATGGTTAGATCGTATTTATGTACTTAAACACAAGTGGGCCAAATGCTATATGAAGAATACATTTACAGGAGGTATGCGGAGTACTCAGCTAAGTGAAAGTGTAAATGCTGGCTTGAAGGATTATACAAAGTCTACTTTAGACATTATACAGTTTTTTAAGCATTTTGAAAGAGTAGTCAATGATAAGCGTGCTAATGAATTGAAGGTTGAAtttgatgcaagaaataagCTCCCAAGGAACTCTTTTCCCCAAACACCCATTATGATACATGCATCAGAAGTCTACACTCCGTTAATCTTTGGATTATTTCATAATGAGAATGTACGGGTTGGTTCTTGCTACATAATACAGAAGGATGAAAGTAATAGCTTGCATAAATATGCTATTGGTATTCTTGATTCAGATATGACATTTAAGGTTGAGTGTGATCCATCCAAGTCCATTATTGAATGTAGCTGTAAGAAATTTGAGACATTTGGCATCCTATGTTGTCATGCTTTGAAGATAATGGATAGGTTGGATATGAAGTCTATTCCTGAAGCATATATTTTGAGTAGATGGACACGTGCAGCAAGAAGCATTGTAGTGGAAGATAGCAAGGGAACACAAGTTGAAGAAGATGTAAATTTGAACTCTGCACAAAGATATAGAATTCTTTGTCATAAACTGGTAAAGATTGCATCACAAGCATCCAATTCAAAAGAGGGATTTGCATTGGTGAACAATGTTGCTAGTGATTTGTGTAAACAATTACACAGCCTTGAAAATCATGACACAAGGGCACATCAAGATGAGTCAACTGAAGAGCCTAATCTGAACATTGCAAAAGggcttaaaaagaaagagaagaagaagggttgtGGATCAAGTAAACGAAAAAAATCATGTTTGGAAACAAAAGGcaataagaataagaaaaagaaaaatgagccAAACACAACTAGTACCTCTCTACCAGCCCTTACACCATGCAATGTAGTACATTTGAATCAATTGGATGGAACTCGAGAAAGTGAAATCAACCACAGTTACATGGATCCCATTATG TCACAGGGGTCACTTGAGCAGTCTATGCATACTATATGTTCTTCCCAGACCTCCACAGCTCAG GCTCATGAACAAAACAGTCATCAAGGAGAAACACTCAGTACCCATCATGGGAAATCAACGGCCTTGTTGAGGTCCCAGTTCATTTTGGGAGGAGGGGTTTAG
- the LOC122667961 gene encoding uncharacterized protein At4g26485-like isoform X3 yields the protein MGQVLSNLISILFGRKKKVKKISDEENGYQALADCEEVKSIHPSSDYGNTRVSEEDEEAVVFVISDSNVREDVDPSPPPPVSCYQKTRISSEDERVTIIVDNGVEAVKKIKPILHLSTADKIRVPKDGLGAKKTNRRVLQKEKRIKHYFSSHKILLVGEGDFSFSACLVKVFGSAANMVATSLNSEDFLKENYSNAMSNINDLKSRGCMVLHGIDATNMSGNQFLKGLRFDRIVFNFPYAGFFKKETRESQLSRHQKLVTLFFKNAKKMLSEDGEIHVSHKSNGFHSEWNIVSLASLSGLNFIKEVKFNVNSYQGYNTKRGFGGDENFDCNPSQTYMFGLG from the exons ATGGGTCAGGTCTTATCCAACCTGATAAGCATtttatttggaagaaaaaagaaagtaaagaaaataaGTGATGAAGAGAATGGATACCAAGCACTTGCTGACTGCGAAGAGGTGAAGTCAATCCATCCTTCTTCCGATTATGGAAACACCAGAGTttcagaagaagatgaagaagcagTAGTTTTTGTTATAAGTGATTCTAATGTCAGAGAAGATGTAGacccatctcctcctcctcctgtttCTTGTTACCAAAAGACCAGGATTTCATCAGAAGATGAAAGGGTAACCATCATTGTTGACAATGGTGTTGAGGCTGTAAAAAAGATTAAACCTATCCTTCATCTCTCTACTGCCGATAAGATCAGAGTTCCAAAGGATGGTTTAGGAGCGAAGAAAACCAACAGAAGAGTCttgcaaaaggaaaaaaggataAAACACTACTTCAGTTCTCACAAGATACTGCTGGTTGGGGAGGgagatttctctttctctgcttGTTTGGTTAAGGTTTTTGGTTCTGCTGCTAACATGGTTGCCACTTCTCTCAATTCAGAAG ATTTCTTAAAGGAAAACTACAGCAATGCCATGTCTAACATCAATGATTTGAAGAGTAGAGGATGTATGGTTCTTCATGGAATTGATGCTACAAATATGTCTGGAAATCAGTTCCTCAAGGGCTTGAGATTTGATCGGATTGTCTTTAACTTCCCCTATgctggtttttttaaaaaagagacACGGGAGTCCCAACTCAG TCGACACCAAAAGCTGGTCaccttgttcttcaagaatgcCAAGAAGATGCTTTCGGAAGATGGAGAAATCCATGTCTCTCACAAATCAAACGGGTTCCATTCTGAATGGAATATAGTATCTCTAGCCTCACTTAGTGGCCTCAATTTTATAAAAGAAGTGAAATTTAATGTGAATTCTTATCAAGGTTACAATACTAAAAGAGGATTTGGAGGAGATGAGAACTTTGATTGCAACCCCAGTCAGACTTACATGTTTGGACTGGGATAG